One genomic region from Indicator indicator isolate 239-I01 chromosome 7, UM_Iind_1.1, whole genome shotgun sequence encodes:
- the SUPV3L1 gene encoding ATP-dependent RNA helicase SUPV3L1, mitochondrial, which produces MESSSVSADLHIILNDICCDAGHVDDLFPFFLRHAKQIFPMLDCMDDLRKISDLRLPPNWYPDARAIQRKIIFHAGPTNSGKTYHAIQRFLSAKSGIYCGPLKLLAHEIFQKSNDANVPCDLVTGEERVYANEDARQASHIACTIEMCSTNTPYEVAVIDEIQMIRDPSRGWAWTRALLGLCAEEIHVCGEPAAIDLVTELMYTTGEEVEVQNYKRLTPLTVLDYALESLDNLRPGDCIVCFSKNDIYSVSRQIEARGLECAVIYGSLPPGTKLEQAKKFNDPNDPCKILVATDAIGMGLNLCIRRIIFHSIVKPTINEKGEKEIDSITTSQALQIAGRAGRYGSSFKEGEVTTMHREDLMQLKEILSDSVRPVKAAGLHPTPEQIEMFAYHLPDATLSNLIDIFVSLSQVDGLYFVCNIDDFKFLADMIQHIPLNLRSRYVFCTAPLNRKEPFVCTMLLKFARQFSRNEPLTFDWLCRHTKWPLAAPKNIKELVHLEAVHDVFDLYLWLSYRFMDMFPDAVLVRDIQKKLDDIIQIGVCNITKLIRASQSAAAPGTAEVVSEDFPLSRTRRDSREVSDSQSAKAPEALSVAVEVPGERRTRNLKAYRSATRQEDLKSHGRGSLANRLLREGLLTQEMLRQLQSEWQDQHRNGRYGHGSKKDDQNSSKETGRKKK; this is translated from the exons ATGGAATCCAGTTCTGTGAGTGCTGATTTGCATATTATTCTCAATGATATATGCTGTGATGCAG GTCATGTGGATGAtctcttcccctttttcctgAGGCATGCAAAGCAGATCTTTCCAATGCTGGATTGTATGGATGATCTGCGCAAGATCAGCGATTTACGACTGCCACCCAACTG gtATCCAGATGCCAGAGCTATTCAGAGAAAGATTATATTCCATGCTGGTCCTACAAACAGTGGAAAAACTTACCATGCTATCCAGAGATTTCTGTCAGCAAAATCTGGAATATACTGCGGTCCCCTAAAACTTCTGGCTCATGAGATCTTCCAAAAGAGTAACGATGCT AATGTGCCATGTGACTTGGTGACAGGAGAGGAGCGTGTCTATGCCAATGAAGATGCCAGACAAGCCTCTCATATCGCTTGTACCATTGAAATGTGCAGCACCAATACGCCTT atGAAGTTGCTGTGATTGATGAAATTCAGATGATCagagatccatccagagggtggGCTTGGACAAGAGCTCTTCTAG GACTCTGTGCAGAAGAAATCCATGTTTGTGGAGAACCTGCTGCTATTGACTTGGTGACAGAGCTCATGTACACTACAGGGGAGGAAGTTGAG GTCCAAAACTACAAGAGACTCACTCCTCTTACTGTGCTGGATTATGCCTTAGAGTCTTTAGACAATCTCCGTCCTGGGGACTGCATTGTCTGCTTCAGTAAGAACGACATTTATTCTGTCAGCCGACAGATAGAAGCCAGAGGATTAGAATGTGCTGTCATATATGGCAGTCTGCCACCAG GAACAAAGCTTGAACAGGCGAAGAAATTCAATGATCCTAATGATCCATGCAAAATTTTAGTTGCTACAGATGCAATTGGAATGGGACTCAATTT GTGTATCAGAAGAATAATTTTTCACTCTATAGTAAAGCCAACTATCaatgagaaaggagaaaaggaaatagaCTCCATTACAACCTCTCAGGCCCTACAGattgcaggcagagcaggacgTTATGGCTCATCCTTCAAAGAAGGAGAAGTCACTACCATGCACCGTGAAGACCTCATGCAGCTGAAGGAAATTTTGAGTGATTCTGTGCGCCCTGTGAAG gcAGCTGGCCTACATCCTACTCCTGAGCAGATAGAAATGTTTGCTTATCATCTCCCTGATGCCACTCTATCCAATTTAATT GATATTTTTGTGAGTCTCTCACAAGTTGATGGCCTTTATTTTGTCTGCAATATTGATGACTTCAAATTTCTGGCAGATATGATTCAGCACATTCCACTAAATCTGCGCTCACGATATGTCTTCTGCACTGCACCCTTGAACAGAAAAGAGCCTTTTGTGTGTACCATGTTGCTGAAG TTTGCAAGACAGTTCAGTAGAAATGAACCCCTGACGTTTGACTGGCTCTGTCGGCACACCAAATGGCCTTTAGCCGCTCCGAAGAACATCAAAGAGCTTGTACACCTTGAAGCTGTCCATGATGTTTTTGACCTCTATCTCTGGTTGAG TTACCGCTTCATGGACATGTTCCCTGATGCTGTCCTTGTAAGGGATATCCAGAAGAAACTAGACGACATTATACAAATTGGTGTCTGCAACATCACGAAGCTGATCCGAGCTTCACaatctgcagctgctcctggcacagcagaAGTTGTGTCGGAAGACTTTCCTCTTTCAAGGACTAGGAGGGATAGCAGGGAGGTTTCAGACAGTCAAAGTGCAAAAGCCCCAGAGGCGCTCTCTGTTGCAGTGGAGGTCCcaggagaaagaagaacaaGGAACTTGAAAGCTTATCGGTCTGCTACAAGGCAGGAGGATCTGAAAAGCCATGGACGTGGATCTCTTGCCAACAGGTTGCTGCGTGAAGGACTTTTAACACAGGAAATgctgaggcagctgcagagcgAGTGGCAGGATCAGCACAGGAACGGTAGATATGGCCATGGTTCCAAAAAAGATGATCAGAATAGCTCAAAGGaaacagggagaaagaaaaaatag